A section of the Pseudomonas fluorescens genome encodes:
- a CDS encoding AraC family transcriptional regulator, which translates to MSSPEHQPIPLDAEMEKQRAELASIVHRHTWEDGSYGTAITSLYLNRHNTPRDFMPVLVEPALCILANGSKEVRLADEIFAYDPLNYLVFSVAMPVAGRVIDATPEDPNLSIRINIDPAHLTALIAEAGPMGVPARPTARGMYVDRIDTQLLDAVLRLARLLDTPKDIAMLAPLINREILYRLLRGPQGYRLYEIAVANSQSHRVSRAITWLNGNYEQPLRIDDLAREVNLSVSTLHHRFKAITAMSPLQYQKQLRLQEARRLMIAEGLEASAAGYRVGYESPSQFSREYSRLFGAPPLRDLARLRQSI; encoded by the coding sequence ATGTCGTCGCCCGAACATCAGCCCATTCCCCTCGATGCCGAGATGGAGAAACAGCGCGCCGAACTGGCCAGTATCGTGCACCGGCATACCTGGGAAGACGGCTCCTACGGCACGGCAATCACTTCGCTGTACCTGAACCGCCACAATACGCCGCGCGATTTCATGCCGGTGCTGGTGGAACCCGCCCTGTGCATCCTCGCCAACGGCAGCAAGGAAGTGCGCCTGGCCGACGAGATCTTTGCCTACGACCCCCTCAACTACCTGGTGTTTTCGGTCGCGATGCCCGTGGCCGGACGGGTCATCGATGCCACGCCCGAAGACCCCAACCTGTCGATACGCATCAATATCGACCCGGCGCATCTGACCGCCTTGATTGCCGAAGCCGGCCCCATGGGTGTGCCCGCGCGCCCGACAGCGCGCGGAATGTATGTCGACCGGATCGACACCCAGTTGCTCGACGCCGTCCTGCGCCTGGCACGTCTGCTGGATACGCCCAAAGACATCGCGATGCTGGCGCCGTTGATCAATCGCGAAATTCTCTACCGTTTGCTGCGTGGGCCACAGGGCTATCGCTTGTACGAAATTGCCGTGGCCAATAGCCAGAGCCATCGGGTCAGCCGGGCGATCACCTGGTTGAACGGGAACTACGAACAACCGCTGCGCATCGATGATCTGGCCAGGGAAGTGAATCTCAGCGTGTCGACCCTGCATCATCGCTTCAAGGCAATCACCGCCATGAGTCCGTTGCAGTACCAGAAGCAGTTGCGCTTGCAGGAGGCCCGGCGACTGATGATCGCCGAAGGCCTGGAAGCCTCGGCGGCGGGCTATCGAGTGGGGTATGAAAGCCCGTCGCAGTTCAGCCGGGAATACAGCCGGTTGTTTGGGGCGCCGCCTTTGCGCGACCTGGCCAGGCTACGCCAAAGCATCTGA
- a CDS encoding ATP-binding protein: MPTERRRIPVPRSLLGRMLLLTLLAVLFAQALSSVIWVSQLRATQLEGLVTSARSLAHSMNASVSYFRSLPVAYRPLVLDQLRSMGGTRFVVTLNDKPLDMQILPQTPRKQAVLGAVDEVLRQTLGSAVHFSVEFVSAEDLRIFNAGLKLDELPRSWAHYALTLEPVNPPVLVTQIELGAGEWLYIASLLPEPYTSLEEQGLPSQQVWFIVLTSSFLLLFIGLLVHWQSRPLKRLARAARDLSLGADVEPVAEGGGSEVVEVGRAFNAMRERISRYLTERSQLFSAISHDLRTPITRLRLRVELLEDERLQAKFGRDLDELELLVKGALQCVKDTDIHENIEPVDLNHVLDCLVEPYLAPNGNGRVTQHGRALTAYPGKPLALKRCIGNLIDNALKYGQNAHLRIEDDGAQFILHVDDEGPGVPEQRLEQVFEPHFRLAGQQQGYGLGLGIARNIAHSHGGEVSLQNLREGGLRVTLQLPRTLD, translated from the coding sequence ATGCCCACTGAGCGTCGGCGCATTCCCGTCCCGCGCTCATTGCTGGGGCGCATGCTGCTGCTGACCCTGTTGGCAGTGCTGTTTGCCCAGGCTTTATCCAGTGTGATCTGGGTGTCGCAACTGCGCGCCACCCAGCTTGAAGGCCTGGTCACCAGCGCCCGCAGCCTGGCCCATTCAATGAATGCCAGCGTCAGCTATTTCCGCTCGCTGCCGGTGGCTTACCGGCCGCTGGTGCTCGACCAGTTGCGCAGCATGGGCGGTACGCGTTTTGTGGTGACGCTCAACGACAAGCCGCTGGATATGCAGATCCTGCCGCAAACCCCGCGCAAGCAGGCGGTACTCGGTGCCGTGGACGAAGTGCTGCGCCAGACCCTGGGCAGTGCTGTGCATTTTTCGGTGGAGTTTGTCAGTGCCGAAGACCTGCGCATTTTCAATGCCGGGCTCAAGCTCGATGAATTGCCACGTTCCTGGGCCCATTACGCACTGACCCTGGAGCCGGTAAACCCGCCGGTGCTGGTGACGCAGATCGAGTTGGGCGCCGGCGAATGGCTGTATATCGCCTCGTTGCTGCCCGAACCCTATACCAGCCTCGAAGAGCAGGGCCTGCCCTCCCAGCAAGTGTGGTTTATCGTGCTGACCAGTAGCTTTCTGCTGCTGTTTATCGGGTTGCTGGTGCATTGGCAAAGCCGGCCGCTCAAGCGCCTGGCGCGGGCGGCGCGGGACCTGTCCCTGGGGGCCGACGTGGAACCGGTGGCCGAGGGTGGCGGCAGCGAGGTGGTGGAAGTGGGCCGAGCGTTCAATGCCATGCGCGAGCGGATCAGCCGCTACCTGACTGAGCGCAGCCAGTTGTTCAGTGCGATTTCCCACGACCTGCGCACCCCGATCACACGCCTGCGGTTGCGCGTGGAGTTGCTGGAAGACGAGAGGCTGCAAGCCAAGTTCGGCCGTGACCTGGATGAGCTGGAACTGTTGGTCAAGGGCGCGTTGCAGTGCGTCAAGGACACGGATATCCACGAGAACATCGAGCCGGTAGACCTCAACCATGTACTCGACTGCCTGGTGGAGCCGTACCTGGCGCCCAATGGCAATGGTCGGGTGACCCAGCACGGTCGGGCGCTGACGGCCTATCCGGGCAAGCCGCTGGCGCTCAAGCGCTGTATCGGCAACCTGATCGACAACGCCTTGAAGTACGGGCAGAACGCCCACTTGCGTATCGAGGACGATGGCGCGCAATTCATCCTGCATGTGGATGACGAGGGGCCGGGGGTGCCGGAGCAGCGTCTGGAACAGGTCTTCGAGCCGCACTTTCGCCTGGCGGGACAGCAGCAGGGCTATGGTTTGGGGCTGGGAATTGCGCGCAATATTGCCCACAGCCATGGCGGCGAAGTGAGCCTGCAGAATTTACGCGAAGGTGGCCTGCGGGTGACCTTGCAACTGCCCCGAACCCTGGACTAA
- a CDS encoding response regulator — MSVISKSILLVDDDEEIRELLQTYLSRAGFQVRGVPNGAGFRQAMDEAPCDLVILDVMLPDEDGFSLCRWVRQHPRQAQVPIIMLTASSDEADRVIGLELGADDYIGKPFSPRELQARIKALLRRCQFGQERTGGDVLVFDEWRLDVVSHRLFHLDGEEVILSGADFALLKLFLDHPQQILDRDTIGNATRGRDLMPLDRIVDMAVSRLRQRLRDTEKPPRLIRTVRGSGYQLAASVVASNAH, encoded by the coding sequence GTGAGCGTAATCAGTAAATCCATTCTCCTTGTCGACGACGACGAGGAAATCCGCGAGTTGCTGCAAACCTACCTCAGTCGTGCCGGCTTCCAGGTGCGGGGCGTGCCCAATGGCGCGGGGTTTCGCCAGGCAATGGACGAGGCCCCGTGCGACCTGGTGATCCTCGACGTCATGCTGCCGGACGAAGATGGCTTCAGCCTCTGCCGCTGGGTACGCCAGCACCCGCGCCAGGCCCAGGTGCCGATCATCATGCTGACGGCCAGTTCCGACGAAGCCGACCGGGTGATAGGCCTGGAGCTGGGCGCCGACGACTACATCGGTAAACCCTTCAGCCCGCGGGAGTTGCAGGCGCGCATCAAGGCCCTGTTGCGCCGCTGCCAGTTCGGCCAGGAGCGCACGGGCGGCGATGTACTGGTGTTCGATGAGTGGCGGCTGGATGTGGTCAGCCATCGGCTGTTTCACCTCGATGGCGAGGAAGTCATCCTGTCCGGCGCCGACTTTGCCTTGCTCAAGTTGTTCCTCGATCATCCACAGCAAATACTTGATCGCGACACCATTGGCAACGCCACCCGTGGCCGTGACCTGATGCCCCTCGACCGGATTGTCGACATGGCTGTCAGCCGCCTGCGCCAACGCCTGCGCGATACAGAAAAACCTCCACGTCTGATCCGCACCGTGCGCGGCAGCGGATACCAACTGGCGGCCAGTGTGGTTGCCAGCAATGCCCACTGA
- a CDS encoding glucokinase, whose translation MKLALVGDIGGTNARFALWRDQALHSIRVLATADHASPEDAILVYLKEEGLALGTVGAVCLSVAGPVSGDEFKFTNNHWRLSKTAFCKTLQVDELLLVNDFSAMALGMTRLQPDEYRVVCAGTPEPLRPAVVIGPGTGLGVGTLLDLGTGRWAALPGEGGHVDLPLSSPRETQLWQHIYNEIGHVSAETALSGGGLPRLYRAICAVDGHPVVLETPEAITAAGLAGDLVALEVLDQFSIWLGRVAGNNVLTTGARGGVYIVGGVIPRFADFFINSGFAKSFADKGCMSDYFKGIPVWLVTAPYSGLTGAGVALEQAFA comes from the coding sequence GTGAAACTTGCGCTGGTTGGTGACATCGGCGGTACCAACGCCCGGTTTGCGTTGTGGCGGGACCAGGCACTGCATTCGATCCGGGTGCTGGCCACGGCGGATCACGCCAGCCCCGAGGATGCGATCCTGGTCTACCTCAAGGAGGAAGGCCTGGCGTTGGGCACTGTTGGTGCGGTGTGCCTGTCGGTGGCGGGGCCGGTGAGTGGTGATGAGTTCAAGTTCACCAACAATCACTGGCGCCTGAGCAAGACCGCGTTCTGCAAGACCCTGCAAGTGGATGAGTTGTTGTTGGTCAATGACTTCTCGGCCATGGCCCTGGGCATGACCCGCCTGCAACCCGATGAGTATCGCGTCGTGTGTGCCGGTACACCGGAGCCGTTGCGCCCCGCGGTGGTGATCGGCCCGGGCACGGGGTTGGGCGTAGGCACCTTGCTCGACCTGGGCACAGGCCGTTGGGCAGCCTTGCCGGGGGAGGGCGGGCATGTCGACCTGCCCTTGAGCAGCCCACGGGAAACCCAGTTGTGGCAGCACATCTATAACGAGATCGGGCATGTCAGCGCCGAGACCGCCCTGAGCGGCGGCGGTCTGCCCCGCTTGTACCGGGCGATCTGCGCGGTGGACGGCCACCCGGTAGTACTGGAGACCCCGGAGGCGATTACCGCTGCAGGACTGGCTGGCGACCTGGTTGCGCTGGAAGTCCTGGACCAGTTCAGCATCTGGCTGGGCCGCGTGGCCGGCAATAACGTGCTGACCACCGGCGCCCGGGGTGGTGTGTATATCGTGGGCGGGGTGATCCCGCGGTTTGCCGATTTCTTTATCAACAGCGGTTTTGCCAAAAGCTTTGCTGACAAAGGCTGCATGAGTGACTACTTCAAGGGGATTCCGGTGTGGTTGGTGACGGCGCCGTACTCCGGGTTGACCGGGGCGGGTGTCGCTTTGGAGCAGGCTTTTGCGTAG
- the edd gene encoding phosphogluconate dehydratase, translating to MHPRVLEVTERLIARSRATREAYLALIRGAASDGPMRGKLQCANFAHGVAGCGTEDKNSLRMMNAANVAIVSSYNDMLSAHQPYEHFPEQIKKALREMGSVGQFAGGTPAMCDGVTQGEPGMELSLLSREVIAMSTAVALSHNMFDAALMLGICDKIVPGLMMGALRYGHLPMIFVPGGPMPSGISNKQKADVRQRYAEGKASREELLESEMKSYHSPGTCTFYGTANTNQLLMEVMGLHLPGASFVNPYTPLRDALTREAAHQVTRLTKASGNFTPIGEIVDEKSLVNSIVALNATGGSTNHTLHMPAIAMSAGIILTWQDMADLSEVVPTLSHVYPNGKADINHFQAAGGMSFLIRELLEAGLLHEDVNTVAGRGLSRYTQEPFLVDGELVWRDGPIESLDETILRPVARAFSPEGGLRVMEGNLGRGVMKVSAVALEHQIVEAPAVVFQDQQDLADAFKAGQLEKDFVAVMRFQGPRSNGMPELHKMTPFLGVLQDRGFKVALVTDGRMSGASGKIPAAIHVNPEAQSGGPLARVKDGDIIRVDGVNGTLELKVDAEAFAARKPATGLLGNNVGAGRELFAFMRLAASSAEQGASAFTSALETLK from the coding sequence ATGCATCCCCGCGTACTTGAGGTCACCGAACGCCTTATCGCCCGCAGCCGGGCCACTCGCGAGGCGTACCTTGCGCTGATTCGCGGCGCGGCCAGCGACGGTCCGATGCGCGGCAAGCTGCAATGCGCCAACTTTGCCCACGGCGTGGCCGGGTGCGGCACTGAAGATAAAAATAGTCTGCGGATGATGAACGCCGCCAACGTGGCAATTGTTTCGTCATATAACGACATGCTGTCGGCGCACCAGCCGTACGAACATTTCCCCGAACAAATCAAAAAGGCCCTGCGCGAGATGGGCTCTGTCGGTCAGTTCGCCGGTGGCACCCCGGCCATGTGTGATGGCGTGACCCAGGGCGAGCCCGGCATGGAACTGAGCCTGCTGAGCCGCGAAGTGATCGCCATGTCCACGGCGGTAGCGCTGTCCCACAACATGTTCGACGCCGCGCTGATGCTGGGTATCTGCGACAAGATCGTCCCCGGTCTGATGATGGGTGCCTTGCGTTATGGCCACTTGCCGATGATCTTCGTGCCGGGCGGGCCCATGCCGTCGGGTATTTCCAACAAGCAGAAAGCCGATGTGCGCCAGCGCTACGCCGAAGGCAAGGCCAGCCGCGAAGAACTGCTGGAGTCGGAGATGAAGTCCTACCACAGCCCTGGCACCTGCACCTTCTACGGCACCGCCAACACCAACCAGTTGCTGATGGAAGTGATGGGCCTGCACTTGCCGGGCGCCTCGTTCGTCAACCCGTACACGCCGCTGCGCGATGCGCTGACCCGTGAGGCTGCGCACCAGGTCACGCGCCTGACCAAGGCCAGCGGCAACTTCACGCCGATTGGCGAGATCGTCGACGAAAAATCCCTGGTCAACTCCATCGTGGCCCTCAATGCCACCGGCGGCTCCACCAACCACACCCTGCATATGCCGGCCATTGCCATGTCGGCAGGCATCATCCTGACCTGGCAGGACATGGCCGACCTCTCGGAAGTGGTACCGACCCTGTCCCACGTCTATCCGAACGGCAAGGCCGATATCAACCACTTCCAGGCGGCGGGTGGCATGTCGTTCCTGATCCGCGAGTTGCTGGAAGCCGGCCTGCTCCACGAAGACGTCAACACCGTCGCGGGCCGTGGCCTGAGCCGCTACACCCAGGAGCCATTCCTGGTGGACGGCGAACTGGTCTGGCGCGACGGCCCGATCGAAAGCCTCGACGAAACCATCCTGCGCCCGGTGGCCCGTGCGTTCTCCCCCGAAGGCGGTTTGCGCGTGATGGAGGGCAACCTTGGCCGAGGGGTGATGAAAGTCTCGGCCGTGGCCCTCGAGCACCAAATCGTCGAGGCGCCGGCCGTGGTGTTCCAGGATCAGCAAGACCTGGCCGACGCGTTCAAGGCCGGCCAGTTGGAGAAGGATTTTGTCGCGGTGATGCGCTTCCAGGGGCCGCGCTCCAATGGCATGCCGGAATTACACAAAATGACGCCATTCCTCGGCGTGCTCCAGGACCGTGGCTTCAAGGTTGCCCTGGTGACCGACGGGCGGATGTCCGGCGCCTCGGGTAAGATTCCCGCCGCGATCCACGTTAACCCCGAAGCCCAGAGCGGCGGGCCGCTGGCGCGGGTCAAGGATGGCGATATCATTCGCGTCGATGGCGTCAACGGCACCCTGGAGCTTAAGGTGGACGCCGAAGCATTTGCAGCGCGCAAGCCTGCCACGGGCCTGTTGGGCAATAACGTGGGGGCGGGGCGTGAGCTGTTTGCATTTATGCGCCTGGCCGCAAGCTCTGCAGAGCAGGGCGCCAGCGCCTTTACCTCTGCCCTGGAGACACTCAAGTGA
- the gap gene encoding type I glyceraldehyde-3-phosphate dehydrogenase has protein sequence MTLRIAINGFGRIGRNVLRALYTQGYRQDLQIVAINDLGDSSINAHLLKYDTVHGTFDAEVAHDQESLTVNGDRIAVSAIRNPAGLPWAAHKIDVVFECTGLFTDRDKAAAHITAGARKVIISAPAKGADATVVYGVNHDILRQSHQIISNASCTTNCLAPVAQVLHRELGIESGLMTTIHAYTNDQNLTDVYHTDPYRARSATQNMIPSKTGAAEAVGLVLPELAGKLTGMAVRVPVINVSLVDLTVQLKKEATADEVNALLKEASQHSKILGYNTLPLVSSDFNHNPLSSIFDANHTKSSGKLLKVLAWYDNEWGFSNRMLDNCLALCNAE, from the coding sequence ATGACTCTTCGAATCGCAATCAATGGTTTTGGCCGTATCGGCCGCAACGTCCTGCGCGCACTTTATACCCAAGGCTACCGCCAGGATTTGCAGATCGTCGCCATCAATGATCTGGGCGACAGTTCGATTAACGCCCACCTGCTTAAATACGACACCGTCCATGGCACTTTCGACGCAGAGGTCGCCCACGATCAGGAAAGCCTGACCGTCAATGGCGACCGGATTGCCGTCAGCGCCATTCGCAACCCCGCCGGCCTGCCGTGGGCTGCACACAAGATCGACGTGGTGTTCGAATGCACCGGCCTGTTTACCGACCGTGACAAGGCCGCCGCCCATATTACCGCTGGCGCGCGCAAGGTGATCATCTCGGCCCCGGCCAAGGGCGCGGATGCCACCGTGGTCTATGGGGTAAACCATGACATTTTGCGCCAATCGCACCAGATCATCTCCAACGCCTCCTGCACCACCAACTGCCTGGCGCCGGTGGCCCAGGTGCTGCACCGTGAGCTGGGTATTGAAAGCGGCCTGATGACCACCATTCATGCCTACACCAACGACCAGAACCTGACCGACGTCTACCACACCGACCCGTACCGCGCCCGCTCGGCCACGCAGAACATGATCCCGAGCAAGACCGGGGCGGCCGAAGCGGTAGGCCTGGTATTGCCGGAGCTGGCGGGCAAATTGACCGGCATGGCGGTGCGGGTGCCGGTGATCAACGTGTCGCTGGTGGACCTGACCGTGCAATTGAAAAAAGAAGCCACGGCCGATGAGGTCAACGCACTGCTCAAAGAAGCCAGCCAACATTCGAAAATCCTCGGCTACAACACCCTGCCGCTGGTTTCCAGTGACTTCAACCACAACCCCCTGTCGTCGATCTTCGACGCCAACCACACCAAGTCCAGCGGCAAGCTGCTCAAGGTCTTGGCCTGGTACGACAACGAATGGGGCTTCTCCAACCGCATGCTGGATAACTGCCTGGCGCTATGTAACGCCGAGTAA
- a CDS encoding RNA polymerase sigma factor, with the protein MSLSRFNQVFLTQRVVLLRTLQRMVDNHSTAEDLLQETYLRVTRALGERPIDHLEPFVFQTARNLALDHLRSRRIQSRTLQEDVPLDVLQSVASPVTPPEDAAHAEQLLEHLSVSLGQLSARQQQIFILSRLHGCSYQEIADQLQVSLSTVQKELKLIMAICIGVAERLDHP; encoded by the coding sequence GTGAGCCTATCTCGCTTCAACCAAGTCTTCCTCACCCAACGGGTGGTGCTACTGCGCACCTTGCAGCGGATGGTGGATAACCACAGTACCGCCGAGGACCTGTTGCAGGAAACCTACCTGCGCGTCACTCGGGCCCTGGGCGAGCGCCCTATTGATCACCTCGAACCGTTCGTGTTCCAGACCGCGCGCAACCTGGCCCTGGATCATCTGCGCTCGCGTCGGATCCAGTCCCGCACCTTGCAGGAAGATGTCCCGCTGGACGTCCTGCAAAGCGTCGCCTCCCCGGTCACGCCCCCCGAAGATGCCGCCCACGCCGAGCAATTGCTGGAGCACCTGAGTGTCAGCCTCGGCCAGTTGAGCGCCCGCCAGCAGCAGATATTTATCCTCAGCCGCCTGCACGGTTGCAGCTACCAGGAGATCGCCGACCAGTTGCAGGTGTCCTTGAGTACCGTGCAAAAGGAACTGAAATTGATCATGGCCATCTGCATAGGTGTGGCCGAACGACTCGATCACCCTTAA
- a CDS encoding FecR family protein codes for MTDPNKLHPHELAHEVLQHAAMDQALDWLIALQCPQPGQHAEFQAWLDADPSHAQAFAKAQAAWGGAPVHSAAVALNAPRKPSAWRRLQPHWKPLATAAVLLLGLFSFSNLPVRLQADHLTVVGERQRLQLDDGSKVLLNTNSAFSSTIDEHQRIARLYQGEAFFEVAANRGLPLQIDAGPVRASVSDTAFAVRYLDGEAQVQVQRGDVDLSTTFGNNRVRLSAGESIRVGPKGFGPPAKLDATKELAWVQGRLIFENCPMSEVLAELRRYYPGWIVNTNEQLASVAVTGNYRLDQPLDVVRSLAHITSAKLSEFPALVILN; via the coding sequence GTGACGGACCCGAACAAACTGCACCCCCATGAGCTGGCTCATGAGGTGTTGCAACATGCGGCCATGGACCAAGCCCTCGACTGGCTGATCGCTTTGCAGTGCCCACAACCTGGCCAGCACGCCGAGTTCCAGGCCTGGCTGGATGCCGACCCGAGTCACGCCCAGGCCTTTGCCAAAGCCCAGGCCGCCTGGGGCGGTGCGCCGGTGCACAGCGCTGCCGTGGCCCTGAATGCACCGCGCAAACCCAGCGCCTGGCGGCGCCTCCAGCCACACTGGAAACCCCTGGCCACCGCTGCCGTTTTGCTGTTGGGGCTGTTCAGCTTCAGCAACCTGCCAGTACGCCTGCAGGCCGACCATTTGACCGTGGTCGGCGAGCGTCAGCGCCTGCAATTGGATGACGGCTCCAAGGTGCTGCTCAATACCAATTCAGCGTTTTCCAGCACCATCGACGAGCATCAGCGCATCGCCCGCCTGTATCAGGGCGAGGCCTTTTTCGAGGTCGCGGCCAACCGTGGCCTGCCCCTGCAAATCGACGCCGGCCCAGTGCGCGCCAGCGTCAGCGATACAGCGTTTGCCGTGCGTTATCTCGACGGCGAGGCGCAGGTGCAGGTGCAACGCGGGGACGTGGACCTGAGCACCACCTTCGGCAACAACCGGGTGCGCCTGAGCGCCGGCGAAAGCATCCGCGTGGGGCCCAAGGGCTTCGGCCCACCGGCCAAGCTCGATGCCACCAAGGAACTGGCGTGGGTCCAGGGCCGGCTGATCTTTGAAAACTGCCCGATGAGCGAGGTACTGGCGGAGCTGCGGCGCTATTACCCGGGCTGGATCGTCAACACCAATGAGCAACTGGCCAGCGTCGCCGTGACCGGTAACTACCGCCTGGACCAGCCACTGGACGTGGTGCGCTCCCTGGCCCACATCACCTCGGCCAAGCTCTCGGAATTCCCCGCGCTAGTGATTCTCAACTGA